The Ciona intestinalis chromosome 11, KH, whole genome shotgun sequence genome has a segment encoding these proteins:
- the LOC100181392 gene encoding leucine-rich repeat-containing G-protein coupled receptor 5 isoform X2: MSVLNLLVLCWVVGSSPWVSSRTSGTAGVAMADSQPPQTRKSPPCPQACRCSRNTGFGYSVDCSSLDLNQVPSSVDELTTFLRLVSDNIETLVPGAFDSLRALETLMLHNNRITNIPGRSFIDTPNLLDLNLDGNFISELHEDSLEGLQNLESLRLDDNRLSRVPTEALSKTPNLKALDLALNNIKVIHTGAFRHLTKLRMLNLRENKISRIEDGAFDGPVKCRILHLEHNQLTEYPRPVTGLTKLRELKLNDNKIQRLPDRAFSKQTNLEILMFHNNPLKSVGRWTFTNLRNLELLEIVGVEEQEHFPDLSGCNKLRELFVVGGRFTQIPDTLCGKKSVLQRLIVANNRLQNLGGISNCKMLDGLDISGNALKSLNENEMSNLTFLRTLDLSENKISSLAENVFGHSKLVKLNLAYNSFAYLPIRGLSQLRKLNVSGVKNMLYLPPIQFMNHLSQLEAAYPYHCCQVSNEWVRAHEYEWVGPDDEIIKQSSPAISCHPEPSALTPCDNLLPSVVVRVVLWLVLVFSSALNMTVVLSSIIRKCRNACRQAHRRQKTPEPVTTTSVTPEQHVMDKFVQSYDSTGSVSDTFELALCHLAFADFVAGVYIAILVAYDVTTRGNFAEHGAWWQQSLMCRTAGFFLVMGLQLSFFTVLIATVERYLATMFPLKPEKHISKAVLGLTLSAAWVISIATAIVTLVSGEEGFPLQERSRRVLPLYNGATCLPWSTHFKYVAVLVGGHVIACLGIVILCVLMYCARRKQSWLSAQKHTRRQISLTVACNVTLILPLALIGLLASAVTTYPSAAEPWVFSSESAYSNQEPAKLNVDLLLTMVMLLISLRFAINPLLYISFSESFRRDMRAAAGWLCCTIRRNRYHDYDTDDDIDDGFTEPTEFAFHDPNATRQLEASLPVFRHGKIAPDVIQSSGYETHVFGEEFANEPFYNMHSDGDLQRKITARRLETTRLVPVMLHAQAYDEDRLSPQLNHHEAKYSQCNSRDENITISQMSPERIAAEDNKLNYASAQVANKTYIAQGARPKYNTRLPPLIWRKYSPEDAANVDGKKLSQSCESSTSKDSGIQSEPDFGVAYSSGCSSLARSSASSHETGDSLDNTDTTYARGFLQVVGERTLPRNEAAHTVDAAHLKLNIAANDVRLEKVDLCELPKVGETVL, translated from the exons GATGCTGCATAACAACAGAATCACGAACATACCCGGCAGAAGCTTCATAGACACACCGAACCTTTTAGATCT AAATCTCGACGGTAATTTCATCAGCGAACTGCACGAGGACTCACTGGAAGGTTTACAAAATCTTGAGAGTCTTCGTTTGGATGACAACCGACTGTCACGTGTGCCTACTGAAGCGCTCAGTAAAACCCCGAACCTCAAAGCCCT AGACCTTGCGTTGAACAACATTAAAGTGATACACACCGGAGCGTTCAGACATCTGACCAAGTTAAGAATGCT gaATCTACGTGAAAATAAGATCTCAAGAATAGAAGACGGTGCCTTTGACGGTCCGGTCAAATGTCGCATATT ACACTTGGAGCACAACCAACTGACCGAATATCCTCGGCCTGTAACCGGCCTCACTAAGCTACGAGAGCT GAAACTTAACGACAACAAGATTCAAAGACTACCAGACCGTGCATTCtcaaaacaaaccaacttagagatttt AATGTTCCACAACAATCCGCTCAAGTCTGTTGGAAGATGGACCTTCACCAATCTACGCAATCTGGAACTACT AGAAATAGTCGGTGTCGAAGAACAAGAACATTTTCCTGATCTGTCTGGTTGCAACAAACTAAGAGAACT CTTTGTGGTCGGGGGACGCTTCACTCAAATACCTGACACACTGTGCGGGAAAAAGTCGGTCCTGCAGCGCCTCATAGTGGCCAATAATCGCTTACAAAACCTGGGCGGTATCAGCAACTGTAAAATGTTAGACGGACTTGACATTAGCGGCAATGCATTGAAGTCGTTGAACGAAAATGAAATGAGCAATCTAACGTTTCTTCGCACACT GGATTTAAGCGAAAACAAAATCTCCTCTCTAGCTGAGAACGTGTTCGGGCACAGCAAGCTCGTTAAACT GAACCTAGCGTACAACTCGTTTGCATACCTTCCAATACGTGGCCTCTCACAGCTGAGGAAATTAAACGTATCAGGAGTAAAGAACATGTTGTACTTGCCACCTATACAGTTCATGAACCATCTGAGCCAACTTGAGGCTGCCTACCCTTACCATTGTTGCCAGGTATCGAATGAG TGGGTACGTGCGCACGAGTACGAATGGGTTGGCCCGGACGATGAAATCATAAAACAGAGTTCACCGGCAATTTCGTGTCACCCCGAACCCAGCGCTCTTACACCATGCGATAACCTCCTACCGTCGGTAGTGGTTCGTGTGGTATTGTGGTTGGTCCTTGTGTTTTCCAGCGCCCTTAACATGACTGTGGTTCTTTCTTCCATCATTCGTAAATGTAGGAACGCATGTCGACAAGCTCATAGGCGGCAAAAGACACCGGAACCCGTTACCACCACATCAGTGACGCCCGAGCAACATGTTATGGATAAGTTCGTACAGTCGTACGATTCCACCGGTAGCGTAAGCGACACCTTTGAGCTTGCTTTGTGTCATTTAGCATTTGCGGATTTTGTCGCTGGCGTGTATATCGCTATCCTAGTTGCCTATGATGTGACAACAAGGGGTAACTTTGCGGAACATGGTGCATGGTGGCAGCAATCACTGATGTGCCGCACTGCAGGCTTCTTCCTGGTTATGGGTCTTCAATTGAGCTTCTTCACAGTGCTTATTGCTACCGTGGAGCGCTACTTGGCAACGATGTTCCCTCTAAAACCAGAGAAACATATCAGCAAGGCGGTGCTAGGTCTCACACTCAGTGCTGCATGGGTTATATCAATTGCAACTGCTATTGTCACTTTGGTCAGTGGCGAAGAAGGTTTTCCACTACAAGAGAGGTCACGAAGAGTGCTTCCGTTGTACAACGGTGCAACATGCCTTCCATGGTCCACGCATTTTAAATACGTTGCAGTATTGGTTGGCGGGCACGTTATCGCTTGCTTGGGTATTGTCATTCTTTGCGTACTGATGTACTGCGCAAGAAGGAAACAATCTTGGTTGTCAGCACAAAAGCATACGAGAAGACAGATATCGCTTACTGTCGCTTGTAACGTGACACTAATTCTCCCACTTGCTCTCATAGGTCTTCTTGCATCGGCAGTAACTACCTATCCTTCAGCGGCGGAACCTTGGGTTTTCTCCTCTGAGAGCGCTTACTCAAATCAGGAGCCGGCCAAGTTAAACGTGGATTTGTTACTTACGATGGTCATGCTGCTAATATCCTTACGGTTTGCCATCAACCCCCTGCTTTACATATCCTTCAGTGAGTCGTTTCGGCGCGACATGAGAGCAGCTGCCGGTTGGCTCTGCTGTACTATACGTCGAAACCGTTACCATGACTACGATACCGATGATGACATTGACGATGGTTTCACAGAGCCAACTGAGTTTGCATTTCACGATCCTAATGCTACACGACAACTAGAAGCTTCTCTTCCAGTGTTCAGACATGGGAAAATTGCACCCGATGTTATTCAAAGTAGCGGTTATGAGACCCACGTATTTGGGGAGGAATTTGCCAACGAACCGTTTTACAATATGCATTCGGATGGCGATTTACAACGCAAAATAACAGCCCGTCGACTTGAAACAACGAGACTCGTTCCAGTGATGTTACACGCACAAGCATATGATGAAGATAGGTTGTCACCTCAGCTGAATCACCATGAAGCAAAGTATTCTCAGTGTAACAGTCGAGAcgaaaatataacaatttcGCAGATGTCACCGGAGCGCATAGCTGCGGAGGACAATAAGTTGAATTACGCAAGTGCGCAAGTCGCGAATAAAACTTACATCGCGCAAGGCGCAAGACCGAAATATAACACACGCTTGCCGCCTTTAATTTGGCGGAAATACTCCCCGGAAGACGCGGCCAATGTAGACGGAAAAAAGCTCTCGCAGTCGTGTGAGTCCTCAACCTCAAAGGATTCCGGGATTCAGTCGGAGCCAGATTTTGGTGTCGCCTATTCAAGCGGGTGCAGTAGTCTTGCACGTTCCAGTGCTTCCAGTCACGAAACCGGTGACAGTCTGGACAACACTGATACCACTTACGCGCGTGGTTTTCTTCAGGTAGTAGGCGAGAGAACATTACCACGCAACGAAGCAGCGCACACGGTTGATGCGGCGCATCTTAAATTGAATATAGCAGCGAACGATGTCAGGTTAGAGAAAGTTGATTTGTGTGAATTACCGAAAGTCGGTGAAACCGTTTTATGA